In the genome of Salvelinus sp. IW2-2015 linkage group LG25, ASM291031v2, whole genome shotgun sequence, one region contains:
- the LOC111952052 gene encoding carbohydrate sulfotransferase 15 isoform X1, giving the protein MPCLDDGDNSRRGLPSVLELRRVPLWSLGPLRSVRKVKVISFLLGLTLTFLIMASYILTWDKKGLMLTLSPFHLRTVVNPSSTLSHNLSSTKDYANIKLLVKCITSKLEFSPRKLPLLKDVIKTDSHLFSVIPRQFLPNIKSPCWYEELSGKTKVDPYSKNLYAVRSKSFRTVCDYLRKHFQEHLYHSDDNKQYRLRCLPYFYIIGQPKCGTTDLFHRLLLHPEVKFTTMKEPHWWTRKRFGIIHLKDGLLERFPVEDYLDLFELAAYHIQEGILGNTSGDHSQRHIITGEASASTMWDNQAWSYLYNYRADGEPPFLAQDFIHAVQPNAKIIVMLRDPVERLYSDYLYFNMANKSVEDFDLRVSESLQLFEACLAENSVRSCVYNTSLSNAMTAIRLCQSREEQAQWIMVRLNLGLYIVFLLDWLTVFQRDQILVLQLEDYAANLRLTIHKVFDFLNVGPLSEQTEAALTKRPMSNTRRAADRSLGPMLPSTRDLLREFHQPFNHKLAIILNNKAFHWTET; this is encoded by the exons ATGCCCTGTTTGGACGATGGGGATAACAGCCGCAGAGGCCTGCCCAGTGTCCTAGAGTTGAGGCGGGTTCCTCTATGGTCATTGGGGCCCCTGAGGAGTGTCAGAAAGGTCAAGGTTATCAGCTTCCTGCTAGGATTGACGTTGACCTTCCTCATCATGGCTTCTTACATCTTAACCTGGGATAAAAAGGGTCTGATGCTGACCCTGTCACCGTTCCACCTCAGGACTGTAGTCAACCCAAGCAGCACCCTCTCCCATAACCTGTCTTCTACCAAGGACTACGCCAACATTAAGCTCCTGGTGAAGTGCATTACATCTAAGCTCGAGTTCAGCCCAAGGAAGCTGCCTCTTCTGAAGGACGTTATCAAGACGGACTCTCAT TTGTTTTCCGTTATTCCTCGTCAGTTCCTACCCAATATCAAGAGTCCATGCTGGTATGAGGAGCTCTCTGGGAAAACCAAAGTGGATCCTTACAGTAAAAACTTGTATGCAGTTCGCTCTAAGAGTTTCCGGACTGTCTGTGACTACCTAAGGAAACATTTCCAGGAACACTTGTACCACAGTGACGACAACAAGCAATACCGCCTGCGCTGTCTGCCATATTTCTACATCATTGGCCAGCCCAAATGTGGTACAACAGACCTGTTTCACCGATTGCTGCTACACCCGGAGGTCAAGTTCACCACCATGAAAGAGCCCCACTGGTGGACAAGGAAAAGGTTTG GTATCATCCATCTTAAAGATGGCCTCCTAGAACGCTTCCCTGTGGAGGATTACCTGGACCTGTTTGAACTGGCTGCCTACCACATCCAGGAGGGAATACTGGGGAATACCTCTGGAGACCACAGCCAGCGACACATTATTACAG GTGAAGCAAGCGCATCCACAATGTGGGACAACCAAGCCTGGAGCTATCTCTATAACTACCGGGCAGATGGGGAGCCTCCTTTCCTGGCCCAGGACTTCATCCACGCAGTTCAGCCCAATGCTAAAATCATTGTCATGCTCAGAGACCCAGTAGAGAG GTTATATTCAGACTACCTGTACTTCAACATGGCTAACAAGTCTGTGGAGGACTTTGACCTGAGGGTCTCAGAATCCCTACAGCTGTTTGAGGCTTGTTTAGCAGAAAACTCTGTGCGTTCCTGTGTCTACAACACTAGCCTCTCCAATGCCATGACG GCTATCCGTCTCTGTCAGAGTCGAGAAGAACAGGCACAATGGATAATG GTCAGACTGAACCTAGGACTGTATATTGTCTTCCTGCTGGACTGGTTGACTGTCTTCCAAAGAGATCAGATCCTAGTTCTGCAGTTAGAAGATTACGCTGCCAATCTGAGACTCACCATACATAAAGTCTTTGACTTCCTAAATGTGG GGCCTTTATCTGAGCAGACGGAGGCAGCTCTCACCAAGAGACCCATGTCCAACACACGGAGAGCAGCAGACAGGAGCCTGGGCCCCATGCTGCCCAGCACCAGGGACCTCCTCAGGGAGTTCCACCAGCCATTCAACCACAAACTGGCCATAATCCTGAACAACAAGGCCTTCCACTGGACAGAGACATAA
- the LOC111952052 gene encoding carbohydrate sulfotransferase 15 isoform X3, with protein sequence MPCLDDGDNSRRGLPSVLELRRVPLWSLGPLRSVRKVKVISFLLGLTLTFLIMASYILTWDKKGLMLTLSPFHLRTVVNPSSTLSHNLSSTKDYANIKLLVKCITSKLEFSPRKLPLLKDVIKTDSHLFSVIPRQFLPNIKSPCWYEELSGKTKVDPYSKNLYAVRSKSFRTVCDYLRKHFQEHLYHSDDNKQYRLRCLPYFYIIGQPKCGTTDLFHRLLLHPEVKFTTMKEPHWWTRKRFGIIHLKDGLLERFPVEDYLDLFELAAYHIQEGILGNTSGDHSQRHIITGEASASTMWDNQAWSYLYNYRADGEPPFLAQDFIHAVQPNAKIIVMLRDPVERLYSDYLYFNMANKSVEDFDLRVSESLQLFEACLAENSVRSCVYNTSLSNAMTVRLNLGLYIVFLLDWLTVFQRDQILVLQLEDYAANLRLTIHKVFDFLNVGPLSEQTEAALTKRPMSNTRRAADRSLGPMLPSTRDLLREFHQPFNHKLAIILNNKAFHWTET encoded by the exons ATGCCCTGTTTGGACGATGGGGATAACAGCCGCAGAGGCCTGCCCAGTGTCCTAGAGTTGAGGCGGGTTCCTCTATGGTCATTGGGGCCCCTGAGGAGTGTCAGAAAGGTCAAGGTTATCAGCTTCCTGCTAGGATTGACGTTGACCTTCCTCATCATGGCTTCTTACATCTTAACCTGGGATAAAAAGGGTCTGATGCTGACCCTGTCACCGTTCCACCTCAGGACTGTAGTCAACCCAAGCAGCACCCTCTCCCATAACCTGTCTTCTACCAAGGACTACGCCAACATTAAGCTCCTGGTGAAGTGCATTACATCTAAGCTCGAGTTCAGCCCAAGGAAGCTGCCTCTTCTGAAGGACGTTATCAAGACGGACTCTCAT TTGTTTTCCGTTATTCCTCGTCAGTTCCTACCCAATATCAAGAGTCCATGCTGGTATGAGGAGCTCTCTGGGAAAACCAAAGTGGATCCTTACAGTAAAAACTTGTATGCAGTTCGCTCTAAGAGTTTCCGGACTGTCTGTGACTACCTAAGGAAACATTTCCAGGAACACTTGTACCACAGTGACGACAACAAGCAATACCGCCTGCGCTGTCTGCCATATTTCTACATCATTGGCCAGCCCAAATGTGGTACAACAGACCTGTTTCACCGATTGCTGCTACACCCGGAGGTCAAGTTCACCACCATGAAAGAGCCCCACTGGTGGACAAGGAAAAGGTTTG GTATCATCCATCTTAAAGATGGCCTCCTAGAACGCTTCCCTGTGGAGGATTACCTGGACCTGTTTGAACTGGCTGCCTACCACATCCAGGAGGGAATACTGGGGAATACCTCTGGAGACCACAGCCAGCGACACATTATTACAG GTGAAGCAAGCGCATCCACAATGTGGGACAACCAAGCCTGGAGCTATCTCTATAACTACCGGGCAGATGGGGAGCCTCCTTTCCTGGCCCAGGACTTCATCCACGCAGTTCAGCCCAATGCTAAAATCATTGTCATGCTCAGAGACCCAGTAGAGAG GTTATATTCAGACTACCTGTACTTCAACATGGCTAACAAGTCTGTGGAGGACTTTGACCTGAGGGTCTCAGAATCCCTACAGCTGTTTGAGGCTTGTTTAGCAGAAAACTCTGTGCGTTCCTGTGTCTACAACACTAGCCTCTCCAATGCCATGACG GTCAGACTGAACCTAGGACTGTATATTGTCTTCCTGCTGGACTGGTTGACTGTCTTCCAAAGAGATCAGATCCTAGTTCTGCAGTTAGAAGATTACGCTGCCAATCTGAGACTCACCATACATAAAGTCTTTGACTTCCTAAATGTGG GGCCTTTATCTGAGCAGACGGAGGCAGCTCTCACCAAGAGACCCATGTCCAACACACGGAGAGCAGCAGACAGGAGCCTGGGCCCCATGCTGCCCAGCACCAGGGACCTCCTCAGGGAGTTCCACCAGCCATTCAACCACAAACTGGCCATAATCCTGAACAACAAGGCCTTCCACTGGACAGAGACATAA
- the LOC111952052 gene encoding carbohydrate sulfotransferase 15 isoform X2 — protein MPCLDDGDNSRRGLPSVLELRRVPLWSLGPLRSVRKVKVISFLLGLTLTFLIMASYILTWDKKGLMLTLSPFHLRTVVNPSSTLSHNLSSTKDYANIKLLVKCITSKLEFSPRKLPLLKDVIKTDSHLFSVIPRQFLPNIKSPCWYEELSGKTKVDPYSKNLYAVRSKSFRTVCDYLRKHFQEHLYHSDDNKQYRLRCLPYFYIIGQPKCGTTDLFHRLLLHPEVKFTTMKEPHWWTRKRFGIIHLKDGLLERFPVEDYLDLFELAAYHIQEGILGNTSGDHSQRHIITGEASASTMWDNQAWSYLYNYRADGEPPFLAQDFIHAVQPNAKIIVMLRDPVERLYSDYLYFNMANKSVEDFDLRVSESLQLFEACLAENSVRSCVYNTSLSNAMTAIRLCQSREEQAQWIMVRLNLGLYIVFLLDWLTVFQRDQILVLQLEDYAANLRLTIHKVFDFLNGLYLSRRRQLSPRDPCPTHGEQQTGAWAPCCPAPGTSSGSSTSHSTTNWP, from the exons ATGCCCTGTTTGGACGATGGGGATAACAGCCGCAGAGGCCTGCCCAGTGTCCTAGAGTTGAGGCGGGTTCCTCTATGGTCATTGGGGCCCCTGAGGAGTGTCAGAAAGGTCAAGGTTATCAGCTTCCTGCTAGGATTGACGTTGACCTTCCTCATCATGGCTTCTTACATCTTAACCTGGGATAAAAAGGGTCTGATGCTGACCCTGTCACCGTTCCACCTCAGGACTGTAGTCAACCCAAGCAGCACCCTCTCCCATAACCTGTCTTCTACCAAGGACTACGCCAACATTAAGCTCCTGGTGAAGTGCATTACATCTAAGCTCGAGTTCAGCCCAAGGAAGCTGCCTCTTCTGAAGGACGTTATCAAGACGGACTCTCAT TTGTTTTCCGTTATTCCTCGTCAGTTCCTACCCAATATCAAGAGTCCATGCTGGTATGAGGAGCTCTCTGGGAAAACCAAAGTGGATCCTTACAGTAAAAACTTGTATGCAGTTCGCTCTAAGAGTTTCCGGACTGTCTGTGACTACCTAAGGAAACATTTCCAGGAACACTTGTACCACAGTGACGACAACAAGCAATACCGCCTGCGCTGTCTGCCATATTTCTACATCATTGGCCAGCCCAAATGTGGTACAACAGACCTGTTTCACCGATTGCTGCTACACCCGGAGGTCAAGTTCACCACCATGAAAGAGCCCCACTGGTGGACAAGGAAAAGGTTTG GTATCATCCATCTTAAAGATGGCCTCCTAGAACGCTTCCCTGTGGAGGATTACCTGGACCTGTTTGAACTGGCTGCCTACCACATCCAGGAGGGAATACTGGGGAATACCTCTGGAGACCACAGCCAGCGACACATTATTACAG GTGAAGCAAGCGCATCCACAATGTGGGACAACCAAGCCTGGAGCTATCTCTATAACTACCGGGCAGATGGGGAGCCTCCTTTCCTGGCCCAGGACTTCATCCACGCAGTTCAGCCCAATGCTAAAATCATTGTCATGCTCAGAGACCCAGTAGAGAG GTTATATTCAGACTACCTGTACTTCAACATGGCTAACAAGTCTGTGGAGGACTTTGACCTGAGGGTCTCAGAATCCCTACAGCTGTTTGAGGCTTGTTTAGCAGAAAACTCTGTGCGTTCCTGTGTCTACAACACTAGCCTCTCCAATGCCATGACG GCTATCCGTCTCTGTCAGAGTCGAGAAGAACAGGCACAATGGATAATG GTCAGACTGAACCTAGGACTGTATATTGTCTTCCTGCTGGACTGGTTGACTGTCTTCCAAAGAGATCAGATCCTAGTTCTGCAGTTAGAAGATTACGCTGCCAATCTGAGACTCACCATACATAAAGTCTTTGACTTCCTAAAT GGCCTTTATCTGAGCAGACGGAGGCAGCTCTCACCAAGAGACCCATGTCCAACACACGGAGAGCAGCAGACAGGAGCCTGGGCCCCATGCTGCCCAGCACCAGGGACCTCCTCAGGGAGTTCCACCAGCCATTCAACCACAAACTGGCCATAA